The genomic DNA GCGGGACGTTCTACCGCACGGTGACGACCGAGCCGGACAACCAGCCCGATAAGACGATCAAGATCAATGTGATCCAGGGCGGGGCGCGGGAAGGCTTCAAGGCCTTCCCACCCATCGCGCTGGAGCGGACCAGCAAGACGGGCCTCAAGCACAAAGACGGTGTCCTCTCCATGGCGCGCGACACGCCCGACTCCGCGACCGAGGCGATCTTTATCTGTGTCGGGGACCAGCCGGAGCTGGACTTTGGCGGCAAGCGCAACCCCGATGGCCAGGGCTTTGCGGCGTTTGGCAAGGTCGTGCGGGGGATGGAGGTGGTCAAGAAGATCCATAAAAGCCACGCCGACGGCCAAGCGCTCACCCCCAAGATCGCGATTAAGAAAGTAGTACAAAAGCCATGATCGAGCGACGGAAGCTAGGACGAACAGGGCTTGAGGTCTCGGCGATGGGGCTGGGCGGCGCGGGGATCGGGGGTATCTACCAGAACACGGTGGCGGACCGCGATACGGTCGAGACAGTCGAGCTGGCCCTGACGAGCGGGATCAACTTTATCGATACGTCGCCGCTCTACGGCGAGAGCGAGCGGCGGCTCGGGATCGCGCTGCGGGGCGTGGACCGCAAGAGCTACTACCTCTCCACCAAGACCGGGACACACCGGGACCGCTGGCAGGACTACTCGTGGGACGGAACCCTCTGGAGTGTGGAGAACTCCCTCAAGCTCCTCGGGGCGGACTACT from Armatimonas rosea includes the following:
- a CDS encoding peptidylprolyl isomerase, with amino-acid sequence MRAVFLTELGEIEVELDDKRAPATVKNFLRYVKAKAYDGGTFYRTVTTEPDNQPDKTIKINVIQGGAREGFKAFPPIALERTSKTGLKHKDGVLSMARDTPDSATEAIFICVGDQPELDFGGKRNPDGQGFAAFGKVVRGMEVVKKIHKSHADGQALTPKIAIKKVVQKP